One window of the Methylovirgula sp. HY1 genome contains the following:
- a CDS encoding FUSC family protein produces MTLAEAWSFVRANLRDHKPQLRYCLRLTLAGLVAFGLSQFGHFPLHGLWAVLTAIVVTQMSIGGSLQATAEYVVGTLGGAIYASAVTVLVPHTTMPALTGALVLSIAPLALVAALNPKFRVAPFTAVLVLFISNEFRQSPFESAIYRVLEVMLGGTSAILVSLLVLPEQAHARALVAASHILDRLAEVLPALLAGFTRALNAEAIGRIQDGLGGAVAGFQGILAEVKSERLAHLGPEPDHGPLSRTLLRLRHDFVILGRAAVAPLPDPFLARLAPRLTSLGERAGDHLRESGAALFARRPPPPLDSVDAAFIAYATEFAALRQEGCTRTLSAQEVERVFALGFALEQLHRDLADLQRCVTESALVPKGKRKPKTRG; encoded by the coding sequence ATGACACTTGCCGAAGCTTGGAGTTTCGTCCGCGCTAATCTGCGCGATCATAAACCGCAATTGCGTTATTGCTTGCGGCTTACTTTGGCTGGCCTGGTGGCCTTCGGCCTTTCGCAATTCGGGCATTTTCCGCTGCATGGACTCTGGGCCGTGCTGACGGCGATCGTCGTCACCCAGATGAGCATCGGGGGATCGCTACAGGCGACCGCCGAATATGTGGTTGGGACGTTGGGCGGGGCAATCTATGCGAGCGCGGTCACCGTGCTGGTTCCGCATACGACGATGCCAGCGCTCACCGGCGCTCTGGTCCTCAGTATCGCGCCGCTTGCTCTGGTGGCGGCGCTCAATCCGAAATTTCGCGTTGCACCCTTTACGGCGGTGCTCGTTCTCTTCATTTCGAACGAGTTTCGCCAGAGCCCGTTCGAATCCGCGATTTATCGCGTGCTCGAAGTGATGCTTGGCGGAACGAGTGCGATTCTCGTGTCGCTCCTCGTCTTGCCGGAGCAGGCGCATGCCCGGGCGCTTGTCGCTGCCTCCCATATCCTAGATCGTTTGGCGGAAGTCCTACCTGCGCTTTTGGCGGGCTTTACGCGCGCGCTGAATGCTGAAGCGATTGGTCGCATCCAGGATGGACTAGGCGGCGCCGTCGCCGGCTTTCAGGGAATCCTGGCCGAGGTCAAGAGCGAGCGCTTGGCGCATCTCGGCCCGGAGCCGGATCATGGGCCTTTGTCGCGAACGCTGCTGCGGCTGCGGCATGATTTCGTCATCCTCGGCCGTGCCGCCGTGGCGCCTCTTCCCGATCCATTTCTCGCGCGTTTGGCGCCGCGGCTCACGTCCCTTGGCGAGCGCGCTGGCGATCATTTGCGCGAGAGCGGCGCGGCGCTTTTTGCACGCCGGCCGCCGCCGCCGCTTGATTCCGTCGATGCGGCCTTTATCGCCTATGCAACGGAATTCGCCGCGCTGCGCCAGGAAGGGTGTACGCGCACGCTCTCGGCCCAGGAGGTCGAGCGCGTTTTCGCGCTTGGCTTCGCGCTCGAACAACTGCATCGGGATTTGGCGGATTTGCAGCGTTGCGTGACGGAGAGCGCTCTGGTGCCGAAAGGGAAGAGGAAGCCCAAAACGCGCGGATGA
- a CDS encoding AI-2E family transporter, which yields MDRHRSLPEKSRPSAEAATALLSRAYDSGLWRSTQVAIIGTFLIATCAFLYFTSAILVPVVSAIIIGTVLGPLEKRLFDYRVPAWLFATVVVIVMFVMLQVSAILLSRSIIGWVKHAAEFSEILRNKLQIFERGLAAVHELQKALGSNPSNMKLDVMPVFQGAAAFLTPTLAELLIFFATLFFYLLGREGLRRQLVMLFEVRANRLRALKIINDVEGNLARYFATVTIINAAVGLITFIGTWILGLANPALFGMLAFACNYIPYIGPAFVVVALFAAGIVSLPTLAQALWAPLFYVTLTTIEGNLLTPRIVGGRLTLNPFAILLGLTFWGWIWGPIGAFLSVPFLIIVLAIREHVSPDEDPDLPA from the coding sequence GTGGATCGCCACCGATCCTTGCCGGAGAAGTCGCGGCCGTCGGCGGAAGCTGCCACGGCCCTGCTGTCGCGCGCTTACGATTCGGGTCTATGGCGTAGCACTCAGGTTGCGATCATTGGGACCTTTCTGATCGCAACATGCGCGTTTTTGTATTTTACTTCGGCCATCCTCGTACCTGTCGTGTCGGCCATCATCATCGGAACCGTTTTGGGGCCGCTGGAAAAGCGGCTTTTTGATTATCGCGTTCCAGCCTGGCTGTTTGCCACGGTCGTCGTGATCGTGATGTTCGTCATGTTGCAGGTCTCTGCGATCTTGCTCTCCAGATCGATTATCGGATGGGTCAAGCACGCTGCGGAATTTTCTGAAATTCTTCGCAACAAGCTTCAGATTTTCGAACGAGGTCTCGCCGCCGTCCACGAGTTGCAGAAGGCTTTGGGCTCCAATCCCTCCAACATGAAGCTCGACGTCATGCCGGTGTTCCAAGGGGCGGCTGCCTTCCTCACGCCGACTCTTGCCGAACTCCTGATCTTTTTTGCCACGCTGTTTTTCTATCTGCTCGGACGCGAGGGGTTGCGGCGGCAGCTCGTGATGCTGTTCGAGGTGCGGGCCAATCGCTTGCGCGCGCTCAAGATCATCAATGATGTCGAAGGTAATCTGGCGCGCTATTTCGCGACGGTGACCATCATAAATGCCGCTGTCGGACTCATTACATTTATCGGCACTTGGATACTCGGCCTCGCCAATCCAGCTCTCTTCGGCATGCTCGCCTTCGCCTGCAATTATATTCCTTATATTGGCCCGGCATTCGTGGTCGTGGCGCTTTTCGCTGCCGGAATCGTGAGCTTGCCGACGCTCGCGCAGGCGCTTTGGGCGCCCTTGTTTTATGTGACTTTGACGACGATCGAGGGCAATCTCCTGACACCGAGGATCGTCGGCGGACGTTTGACTTTAAATCCCTTCGCTATTCTTCTCGGCTTGACGTTCTGGGGCTGGATCTGGGGGCCGATTGGAGCCTTTCTGTCGGTGCCCTTCTTGATCATCGTCCTCGCCATTCGTGAACACGTCTCCCCCGATGAAGATCCCGATCTGCCGGCATGA
- a CDS encoding tetratricopeptide repeat protein, whose amino-acid sequence MPHPVSESLPRGPALPTPLSPEAQSVMSDAHPIDQSKVDLAYGAYQRGYYDTALKEAEKRLATNKHDAAAMTLIGKLYDQGLGVRQDDAEAARWYAAAAAEGDADAIFSLGVAKLQGKGVKKDIAGATALFRKAAAKDNPGALYNLGMMELEQNGSVPDFRKAAEYFGRAAGQGFSDAAYALAILYRNGRGVMRDDNVAALWMGRAAKENNVSAEVEYAIMLFNGIGVDKNEVAAAGLFLKAATANNPVAQDRIARLLVVGRGVKMDLVEAMKWHLIARAAGEKDAWLDAVLNKLTPEQKKAVQTAVQQYEGY is encoded by the coding sequence GTGCCGCATCCCGTAAGCGAAAGCCTGCCGCGTGGACCCGCCCTGCCGACGCCTCTCTCACCCGAGGCGCAATCCGTGATGTCCGATGCTCATCCGATCGACCAGAGCAAGGTCGATCTCGCTTACGGCGCCTATCAGCGGGGCTATTACGACACCGCTCTCAAGGAGGCGGAGAAGCGGCTTGCCACCAATAAGCATGATGCGGCCGCGATGACGCTCATCGGCAAGCTCTATGATCAGGGACTTGGGGTGCGGCAAGATGATGCCGAAGCAGCACGCTGGTATGCCGCCGCGGCCGCCGAGGGTGACGCGGATGCGATTTTTTCGCTCGGCGTCGCGAAATTGCAGGGCAAGGGAGTCAAAAAGGACATTGCTGGCGCCACTGCGCTTTTCCGCAAGGCCGCGGCGAAAGATAATCCTGGCGCGCTCTATAATCTCGGCATGATGGAATTGGAGCAAAATGGCAGCGTTCCGGACTTCAGAAAGGCCGCCGAATATTTCGGTCGCGCCGCGGGGCAGGGCTTTTCCGACGCCGCCTATGCGCTGGCGATCCTCTATCGCAACGGCCGTGGCGTCATGCGCGACGACAACGTGGCGGCCTTATGGATGGGCCGCGCGGCCAAGGAAAACAATGTTTCCGCCGAAGTCGAATATGCGATCATGCTGTTCAACGGCATTGGCGTCGATAAGAACGAAGTCGCGGCGGCGGGTCTCTTTCTGAAAGCGGCCACCGCCAACAATCCGGTCGCGCAAGACCGTATCGCGCGTCTGCTCGTTGTCGGCCGCGGCGTAAAAATGGATCTGGTGGAAGCGATGAAATGGCATCTTATCGCGCGCGCTGCCGGCGAGAAGGATGCCTGGCTCGACGCGGTCTTGAACAAGCTCACGCCGGAGCAGAAGAAAGCTGTTCAGACGGCTGTGCAGCAATACGAGGGCTATTGA
- a CDS encoding thiamine phosphate synthase, translating to MAEATTRLYLITPPLAEAAGFVPVFEAALAAGDIACVFIRTQALAASEIKKIVATLAPLAHKHETAVLVADPVLAARVDADGVHVLGTGPELEAALAAMKPDRIVGVGQVATRHEAMLAGESGADYVMFGSPDAAPEASSEPAVDDDDQDDDVSVGGRIAWWAEIFTLPCVGYATSVADVGPFAQAGADFVALGDAVWQHPEGAAAAVEAAMRALAAAREPIP from the coding sequence ATGGCCGAGGCCACGACGCGTCTTTATCTGATCACGCCGCCGCTCGCCGAGGCGGCCGGTTTTGTGCCCGTCTTCGAAGCGGCGCTTGCTGCTGGCGACATTGCTTGCGTTTTCATACGTACGCAGGCGCTCGCGGCGAGCGAGATTAAAAAGATCGTCGCGACTCTCGCGCCGCTGGCACATAAGCATGAGACCGCCGTTCTTGTGGCCGATCCGGTGCTTGCGGCGCGTGTCGACGCCGACGGCGTACATGTTTTGGGAACCGGGCCGGAGTTGGAAGCGGCGCTTGCCGCGATGAAGCCCGACAGAATCGTCGGCGTCGGCCAGGTCGCGACCCGTCACGAGGCAATGCTGGCGGGCGAATCGGGCGCCGATTATGTGATGTTCGGCAGTCCTGACGCGGCGCCGGAGGCAAGCTCGGAGCCCGCGGTGGATGATGATGATCAGGACGATGATGTAAGCGTCGGCGGACGCATCGCTTGGTGGGCGGAGATCTTTACTCTGCCATGTGTCGGCTATGCGACGTCTGTCGCCGATGTCGGACCGTTTGCCCAAGCGGGGGCCGATTTCGTCGCGCTCGGCGATGCCGTCTGGCAGCATCCAGAGGGTGCCGCGGCTGCTGTCGAGGCCGCGATGCGGGCCCTGGCCGCGGCGCGCGAGCCGATCCCATGA
- a CDS encoding class I fructose-bisphosphate aldolase has protein sequence MNRDQLERIARAMVGKGKGLLAADESTGTIKKRFEAIGIASTAETRRDYREFMFRTRPAMDNHISGVILYDETLRQNGADGTPLVRLIEATGAIPGIKVDLGAKPLPGFPGETITEGLDGLAGRLKDYYGLGARFAKWRAVIDIGNGIPTHAAIVANAHALARYAALCQEADIVPIVEPEVLMDGDHSLRRCYEVTEAVLKTVFDELYAQRVFLEGIVLKPNMVVPGKKAPRQAAVEEVAAATVQVLKNCVPTAVPGIAFLSGGQSDVEATAHLDAINHLGPLPWAVTFSYGRALQAAAQKAWAGKPENVPMAQAAFAHRARMNGLAALGEWTPPLEAAA, from the coding sequence GTGAACAGGGATCAACTCGAACGCATCGCGCGCGCCATGGTCGGCAAGGGCAAGGGCCTTTTGGCGGCCGATGAGAGCACCGGGACAATCAAGAAGCGCTTCGAAGCGATCGGCATCGCCTCGACAGCGGAGACGCGGCGCGACTATCGCGAGTTCATGTTTCGCACCCGCCCGGCGATGGACAATCATATCTCCGGGGTCATTCTCTATGACGAGACGCTTCGCCAGAATGGCGCCGACGGCACGCCGCTCGTTCGATTGATCGAGGCGACGGGCGCCATCCCCGGCATCAAGGTCGATCTCGGCGCCAAGCCTTTGCCGGGGTTTCCCGGCGAGACGATCACCGAAGGGCTCGACGGCCTGGCCGGCCGGCTCAAAGACTATTATGGGCTCGGCGCCCGCTTCGCCAAATGGCGGGCCGTGATCGATATCGGTAACGGCATTCCGACGCATGCCGCCATTGTGGCCAATGCGCATGCGCTGGCACGCTATGCGGCGCTTTGCCAGGAGGCCGATATCGTTCCGATCGTCGAGCCGGAAGTCTTGATGGATGGCGATCATTCGCTGCGGCGTTGTTATGAGGTGACGGAAGCCGTGCTGAAGACGGTCTTCGACGAGCTCTACGCGCAGCGGGTCTTTCTTGAAGGAATCGTGCTGAAGCCGAATATGGTGGTGCCTGGCAAGAAGGCGCCGCGGCAGGCGGCCGTGGAAGAGGTCGCGGCGGCGACCGTCCAAGTTCTCAAAAATTGTGTGCCGACGGCCGTGCCGGGCATCGCTTTTCTCTCTGGCGGCCAGTCGGATGTCGAGGCGACAGCGCATCTCGACGCGATCAACCATTTGGGTCCATTGCCCTGGGCGGTGACATTTTCCTATGGCCGCGCTTTGCAGGCGGCGGCGCAAAAGGCCTGGGCCGGCAAGCCCGAGAACGTGCCCATGGCGCAGGCGGCCTTTGCGCATCGGGCCCGAATGAATGGGCTTGCCGCCCTCGGCGAATGGACGCCGCCGCTCGAGGCGGCGGCCTGA
- the pgk gene encoding phosphoglycerate kinase — translation MTRSAPLAPFPTLDDAQLAGKRVLVRVDLNVPMDNGKVADATRMDRILPNLREIASKGAKVIILSHLGRPKNGRDEAFSLRPVVPELEKRLGKKVVFVDDCIGEAAEAAVAALHDGDYLLLENTRFHKGEEKNDPDFVTALAKLGDVYVDDSFSTSHRAHASTEGIAHRMPSFAGRSMQVELEILTNLLTSPVRPVMAIVGGAKVSTKLELLGNLMRRVDRLVIGGGMANTFLAAMGKAIGKSLCEMEFADIARKIMADAAGENCEVVLPVDVVVAPKFEAHAPTRVVDVDHVGPEDMILDIGPKSVAKVEALLESTRTLVWNGPFGAFEIPPFDAGTVEVAAMAARMTKSGQLESIAGGGDTIAALNKADAAKEFTYISTAGGAFLEWLEGKRLPGVEALRDNFRHI, via the coding sequence ATGACGAGATCTGCGCCTTTGGCTCCTTTTCCCACTCTTGACGATGCTCAACTCGCTGGAAAGCGCGTGCTCGTCCGCGTCGACCTCAATGTGCCGATGGACAATGGGAAGGTCGCCGACGCGACCCGTATGGATCGCATCCTGCCCAATCTCCGCGAGATTGCCAGCAAGGGCGCCAAGGTCATTATCCTGTCGCATCTCGGCCGGCCGAAGAATGGCCGCGACGAGGCATTTTCCTTGCGGCCGGTTGTCCCCGAACTCGAAAAGCGGCTCGGCAAAAAGGTCGTTTTCGTCGACGATTGCATCGGCGAAGCGGCCGAAGCGGCTGTCGCCGCGCTGCACGACGGCGATTATCTGCTCCTGGAAAATACGCGTTTCCACAAGGGCGAAGAGAAGAATGATCCTGATTTCGTGACGGCGCTGGCGAAACTCGGCGACGTCTATGTCGACGACTCCTTTTCGACATCGCACCGCGCGCATGCCTCGACCGAAGGGATCGCGCATAGGATGCCGTCTTTCGCCGGCCGCTCCATGCAGGTGGAACTCGAAATCCTCACCAATCTTCTCACCAGTCCGGTGCGCCCGGTGATGGCCATCGTCGGCGGCGCCAAAGTTTCGACCAAGCTCGAACTGCTCGGCAATCTGATGCGCCGCGTCGATCGACTCGTCATCGGTGGCGGCATGGCCAATACTTTTCTTGCCGCCATGGGCAAGGCGATCGGCAAATCGCTTTGCGAGATGGAGTTTGCCGACATCGCCCGCAAGATCATGGCCGATGCCGCCGGCGAGAATTGCGAAGTGGTTCTGCCCGTCGATGTGGTGGTCGCGCCCAAGTTCGAGGCGCATGCGCCGACGCGCGTTGTCGACGTCGACCATGTCGGCCCCGAGGATATGATCCTCGATATCGGACCGAAATCCGTGGCAAAGGTCGAGGCTCTGCTCGAATCGACCCGCACCCTCGTCTGGAATGGCCCCTTCGGCGCCTTTGAAATTCCGCCTTTCGACGCGGGAACGGTGGAAGTTGCTGCAATGGCGGCGCGGATGACCAAATCCGGCCAGCTCGAATCGATCGCCGGCGGCGGCGACACGATCGCCGCGCTGAACAAGGCCGATGCGGCCAAGGAGTTCACCTATATTTCGACGGCCGGCGGCGCCTTTCTCGAATGGCTCGAAGGCAAGCGCCTGCCCGGCGTCGAGGCTTTGCGCGACAACTTTCGGCACATATGA
- the gap gene encoding type I glyceraldehyde-3-phosphate dehydrogenase, which yields MAVNVAINGFGRIGRNILRAIVESGRNDIRVVAINDLAPVETNAHLLRFDSVHGRFPCEVKVAGDTIDVGTGPIKVTALRDPAELPHKALGVDIALECTGIFTSKEKASAHLKAGARRVLVSAPADHADLTVVFGVNHEKLAQDHFVVSNASCTTNCLAPVAKVLHEAIGIQTGFMTTIHSYTGDQPTLDTVHKDLYRGRAAALSMIPTSTGAAKAVGLVLPELQGRLDGCAIRVPTPNVSVVDFKFVAKRATTPEEIQDAIKRAAEQQLKGILAFTEAKNVSIDFNHDPHSSIFHMDQTRVMDGTFVRVVSWYDNEWGFSNRMADTAVVMGKLA from the coding sequence ATGGCGGTGAATGTCGCGATCAATGGATTCGGGCGCATAGGGCGCAATATCTTGCGCGCGATCGTCGAATCGGGACGCAACGACATTCGCGTCGTCGCCATCAATGATCTGGCGCCGGTCGAGACCAATGCGCATTTGTTGCGTTTCGATTCGGTGCATGGCCGCTTCCCCTGCGAGGTGAAAGTCGCCGGCGATACCATCGACGTCGGCACTGGGCCCATCAAAGTGACGGCTTTGCGCGATCCGGCCGAGTTGCCGCATAAGGCGCTCGGCGTCGACATTGCGCTCGAGTGCACCGGCATCTTCACGTCGAAGGAAAAGGCTTCCGCCCATCTGAAGGCGGGGGCCCGGCGCGTGCTTGTCTCGGCGCCGGCCGATCACGCCGATCTGACGGTTGTCTTCGGCGTCAATCATGAGAAGCTGGCGCAAGATCATTTCGTGGTCTCGAATGCGTCTTGCACGACCAATTGCCTGGCGCCGGTCGCCAAGGTCCTGCATGAGGCGATCGGCATCCAAACCGGCTTCATGACGACGATCCATTCCTATACCGGCGATCAGCCGACCCTCGACACGGTCCATAAGGATCTTTATCGCGGTCGGGCGGCGGCGCTCTCGATGATCCCCACCTCGACCGGCGCGGCCAAGGCGGTCGGCCTCGTCCTGCCGGAATTGCAGGGCAGGCTCGATGGCTGCGCTATTCGTGTGCCGACGCCGAATGTTTCGGTGGTCGATTTCAAATTCGTCGCCAAGCGCGCCACGACCCCCGAGGAGATCCAAGACGCGATCAAGCGCGCGGCGGAGCAGCAATTAAAGGGGATTCTGGCTTTCACCGAGGCGAAGAACGTCTCGATCGATTTCAATCACGACCCGCATTCGTCGATTTTCCACATGGATCAGACGCGGGTCATGGACGGGACTTTCGTTCGTGTCGTTTCCTGGTACGACAATGAATGGGGGTTCTCCAATCGGATGGCCGATACCGCCGTCGTAATGGGGAAGCTGGCATGA